A DNA window from Brassica napus cultivar Da-Ae chromosome A4, Da-Ae, whole genome shotgun sequence contains the following coding sequences:
- the LOC106450211 gene encoding uncharacterized protein LOC106450211 codes for MPQDDPEAFVCAGGFDGKIACEESTFADDPKTRPYNSAASPADFPPESYFLSKDAQLEWLTDNAFFDRRESHRGNSVNNINSNPSSQRYSKASIIGLPKPQNTCLNEAKQRRNVGKTDKNKNRTGFLKRVGSRTKTDLSLLREPSSPNVSCMGRVRSKRERSRRMQRQKSVRPEKPNRVKKPGFMASFRAIFRIGGGCKHAPSRGTHTPPSRARGDIRSRLPPEKDEPGASGLGGMTRFASGRRGNLLGGVVDVS; via the coding sequence ATGCCTCAAGACGATCCTGAAGCCTTTGTTTGCGCCGGTGGCTTTGACGGGAAGATCGCATGCGAGGAGTCTACCTTCGCCGATGACCCGAAAACTCGACCTTACAACTCCGCCGCGAGTCCGGCTGATTTTCCGCCGGAATCTTATTTCTTGTCCAAAGATGCTCAGCTCGAGTGGCTCACCGACAACGCCTTCTTCGACCGTAGAGAATCGCATAGAGGAAACTCAGTGAATAATATCAACTCGAACCCTAGCTCTCAACGGTACTCCAAAGCGTCGATCATCGGTTTGCCGAAGCCGCAGAACACGTGCTTAAACGAGGCCAAGCAGCGGAGAAACGTCGGCAAAACCGATAAAAACAAGAACCGTACGGGGTTCTTGAAACGGGTCGGGTCACGAACGAAGACGGATCTTTCGCTTCTTCGCGAGCCTTCTTCTCCTAATGTCTCGTGCATGGGTAGAGTGAGATCCAAAAGAGAACGTAGCCGCCGTATGCAACGTCAAAAATCGGTTCGACCGGAGAAGCCAAACCGGGTCAAGAAACCCGGGTTTATGGCGAGTTTCAGAGCTATCTTTCGTATAGGAGGCGGCTGCAAACACGCGCCATCCCGTGGGACCCACACGCCGCCGAGTAGGGCACGTGGTGACATCAGGAGCCGGCTTCCACCGGAAAAGGATGAACCGGGAGCTTCCGGTTTGGGTGGGATGACCCGGTTcgcttccggaagaagagggAATTTGTTAGGTGGGGTTGTTGACGTGTCGTGA
- the LOC106447342 gene encoding cell division protein FtsZ homolog 2-1, chloroplastic isoform X1, producing MATYVSPCFTPSDTRLLTVLRKNVSPLGRAHSLKMTESKKNGFFVAAAQRPESSPRHSHSQDPFLNLHPEISLLRGEGGVGGGANTVSNPRKEASSMVPLTEDFDEPSAPSGYNEARIKVIGVGGGGSNAVNRMIESEMMGVEFWIVNTDIQAMRMSPVLSENRLQIGKELTRGLGAGGNPEIGMNAAKESKEAIEEALYGSDMVFVTAGMGGGTGTGAAPVIAGIAKAMGILTVGIATTPFSFEGRRRAVQAQEGLASLRDNVDTLIVIPNDKLLTAVSQSTPVTEAFNLADDILRQGVRGISDIITIPGLVNVDFADVRAIMANAGSSLMGIGTATAGKSRARDAALNAIQSPLLDIGIERATGIVWNITGGTDLTLFEVNAAAEVIYDLVDPTANLIFGAVVDPSLTGQVSITLIATGFKRQEEGEGRAAQMAQADTASTGATRRPSSSFREGGSVEIPEFLKKKGSSRYPRV from the exons ATGGCTACTTATGTTTCACCGTGTTTTACTCCTTCCGACACTCGTCTCCTCACTGTCCTTAGAAAGAATGTCTCCCCTTTAGGCAGAGCACACTCCTTAAAGATGACTGAGAGTAAGAAAAACGGATTCTTTGTTGCTGCTGCTCAGAGACCCGAATCTTCTCCAAGGCATTCCCATAGCCAAGACCCTTTCTTAAACCTCCACCCTGAGATCTCATTGCTCAGAGGCGAAGGAGGAGTAGGAGGAGGAGCCAACACAGTATCCAACCCCAGGAAGGAAGCTAGCTCTATGGTTCCTCTCACCGAGGACTTCGACGAGCCCTCTGCTCCTAGTGGCTATAATGAGGCGAGGATTAAAGTTATTGGCGTGGGAGGCGGTGGATCAAACGCTGTGAACCGTATGATAGAGAGCGAGATGATGGGAGTAGAGTTCTGGATTGTGAACACTGATATTCAGGCAATGAGGATGTCTCCTGTTCTGTCTGAGAACAGGTTGCAGATTGGTAAGGAGCTGACTAGAGGTTTAGGCGCTGGTGGGAACCCGGAGATTGGTATGAACGCTGCTAAGGAGAGTAAAGAAGCTATTGAAGAGGCTCTTTATGGTTCGGACATGGTCTTTGTCACAGCTGGAATGGGAGGTGGGACTGGTACTGGAGCAGCTCCTGTGATAGCTGGAATCGCTAAGGCCATGGGGATACTGACTGTTGGTATCGCCACGACGCCGTTCTCGTTTGAGGGGAGAAGAAGAGCGGTGCAGGCTCAAGAAGGGCTTGCTTCGCTGAGAGACAATGTAGACACGCTCATTGTTATTCCGAATGATAAGCTGCTTACGGCTGTGTCTCAGTCTACTCCTGTGACGGAGGCTTTTAATCTGGCTGATGATATACTTCGTCAGGGAGTTCGTGGGATCTCTGATATCATCACG atTCCTGGTTTGGTGAATGTGGATTTTGCTGATGTGAGAGCTATAATGGCGAATGCAGGTTCTTCATTAATGGGTATAGGAACTGCAACAG CAGGGAAGAGTAGGGCAAGAGATGCTGCACTAAACGCAATACAGTCACCTTTGCTAGATATTGGCATTGAGAGAGCCACTGGGATCGTTTGGAACATCACTGGTGGAACCGACTTGACTTTGTTCGAG GTAAATGCAGCTGCGGAGGTTATATATGATCTTGTTGATCCAACTGCTAATCTTATTTTCGGAGCTGTTGTGGATCCATCCCTCACCGGTCAA GTGAGCATAACTCTCATAGCAACGGGTTTCAAGCGGcaagaggaaggagaaggaaGGGCAGCTCAGATGGCACAAGCAGATACAGCCTCAACTGGAGCTACAAGAAGACCTTCTTCCTCCTTTAGAGAAGGTGGTTCGGTGGAGATTCCAGAGTTCTTGAAGAAGAAAGGCAGCTCTCGTTATCCCAGAGTCTAA
- the LOC106447342 gene encoding cell division protein FtsZ homolog 2-1, chloroplastic isoform X2, whose protein sequence is MATYVSPCFTPSDTRLLTVLRKNVSPLGRAHSLKMTESKKNGFFVAAAQRPESSPRHSHSQDPFLNLHPEISLLRGEGGVGGGANTVSNPRKEASSMVPLTEDFDEPSAPSGYNEARIKVIGVGGGGSNAVNRMIESEMMGVEFWIVNTDIQAMRMSPVLSENRLQIGKELTRGLGAGGNPEIGMNAAKESKEAIEEALYGSDMVFVTAGMGGGTGTGAAPVIAGIAKAMGILTVGIATTPFSFEGRRRAVQAQEGLASLRDNVDTLIVIPNDKLLTAVSQSTPVTEAFNLADDILRQGVRGISDIITIPGLVNVDFADVRAIMANAGSSLMGIGTATGKSRARDAALNAIQSPLLDIGIERATGIVWNITGGTDLTLFEVNAAAEVIYDLVDPTANLIFGAVVDPSLTGQVSITLIATGFKRQEEGEGRAAQMAQADTASTGATRRPSSSFREGGSVEIPEFLKKKGSSRYPRV, encoded by the exons ATGGCTACTTATGTTTCACCGTGTTTTACTCCTTCCGACACTCGTCTCCTCACTGTCCTTAGAAAGAATGTCTCCCCTTTAGGCAGAGCACACTCCTTAAAGATGACTGAGAGTAAGAAAAACGGATTCTTTGTTGCTGCTGCTCAGAGACCCGAATCTTCTCCAAGGCATTCCCATAGCCAAGACCCTTTCTTAAACCTCCACCCTGAGATCTCATTGCTCAGAGGCGAAGGAGGAGTAGGAGGAGGAGCCAACACAGTATCCAACCCCAGGAAGGAAGCTAGCTCTATGGTTCCTCTCACCGAGGACTTCGACGAGCCCTCTGCTCCTAGTGGCTATAATGAGGCGAGGATTAAAGTTATTGGCGTGGGAGGCGGTGGATCAAACGCTGTGAACCGTATGATAGAGAGCGAGATGATGGGAGTAGAGTTCTGGATTGTGAACACTGATATTCAGGCAATGAGGATGTCTCCTGTTCTGTCTGAGAACAGGTTGCAGATTGGTAAGGAGCTGACTAGAGGTTTAGGCGCTGGTGGGAACCCGGAGATTGGTATGAACGCTGCTAAGGAGAGTAAAGAAGCTATTGAAGAGGCTCTTTATGGTTCGGACATGGTCTTTGTCACAGCTGGAATGGGAGGTGGGACTGGTACTGGAGCAGCTCCTGTGATAGCTGGAATCGCTAAGGCCATGGGGATACTGACTGTTGGTATCGCCACGACGCCGTTCTCGTTTGAGGGGAGAAGAAGAGCGGTGCAGGCTCAAGAAGGGCTTGCTTCGCTGAGAGACAATGTAGACACGCTCATTGTTATTCCGAATGATAAGCTGCTTACGGCTGTGTCTCAGTCTACTCCTGTGACGGAGGCTTTTAATCTGGCTGATGATATACTTCGTCAGGGAGTTCGTGGGATCTCTGATATCATCACG atTCCTGGTTTGGTGAATGTGGATTTTGCTGATGTGAGAGCTATAATGGCGAATGCAGGTTCTTCATTAATGGGTATAGGAACTGCAACAG GGAAGAGTAGGGCAAGAGATGCTGCACTAAACGCAATACAGTCACCTTTGCTAGATATTGGCATTGAGAGAGCCACTGGGATCGTTTGGAACATCACTGGTGGAACCGACTTGACTTTGTTCGAG GTAAATGCAGCTGCGGAGGTTATATATGATCTTGTTGATCCAACTGCTAATCTTATTTTCGGAGCTGTTGTGGATCCATCCCTCACCGGTCAA GTGAGCATAACTCTCATAGCAACGGGTTTCAAGCGGcaagaggaaggagaaggaaGGGCAGCTCAGATGGCACAAGCAGATACAGCCTCAACTGGAGCTACAAGAAGACCTTCTTCCTCCTTTAGAGAAGGTGGTTCGGTGGAGATTCCAGAGTTCTTGAAGAAGAAAGGCAGCTCTCGTTATCCCAGAGTCTAA
- the LOC106447343 gene encoding LOW QUALITY PROTEIN: protein ABSCISIC ACID-INSENSITIVE 5 (The sequence of the model RefSeq protein was modified relative to this genomic sequence to represent the inferred CDS: inserted 1 base in 1 codon): protein MVVRETKMMSGREVESSTRHNGGAGAGGGENHPFTSLGRQSSIYSLTLDEFQHALCENGKNFGSMNMDEFLVSIWNAEENNNNNHQAAASXSRPPNHNGFNNGGGESGVFGGGGSSGNQRDNKRQGIAKQPSLPRQGSLTLPSPLCRKTVDEVWSEIHRGGGDSNGRGTSSNGQNNGHKGGGHENAARQPTFGEMTLEDFLVKAGVVREHPTNPKPILNPTPSSVIPAATHQQQLYGVFQGPGQAPPVQPGVCYGGGGGGGFGASGQQMAMVRPLSPVSSEGLGHGQVDNIGGQYGVDMGGIRGRKRVVDGPVEKVVERRQRRMIKNRESAARSRARKQAYTVELEAELNQLKEENAQLKHALGELERKRKQQYFESLKTRAQPKLPKASGRLRTLVRNPSCPL, encoded by the exons ATGGTAGTTAGAGAGACAAAGATGATGTCTGGACGAGAAGTAGAGTCATCGACAAGACATAATGGAGGAGCTGGAGCTGGAGGAGGAGAGAATCATCCGTTTACTTCGTTGGGAAGACAATCATCCATCTACTCATTAACCCTCGACGAGTTCCAACACGCTCTCTGCGAGAACGGCAAAAACTTCGGGTCCATGAACATGGACGAGTTTCTCGTCTCTATTTGGAACGCTGAGgagaataacaacaacaaccatcaaGCTGCAGCTT CATCCCGTCCACCGAATCATAATGGTTTCAACAATGGTGGAGGTGAGAGTGGAGtctttggtggtggtggttcttCAGGTAACCAAAGGGATAATAAAAGGCAAGGGATAGCGAAGCAGCCGAGCCTTCCACGACAAGGCTCGTTGACACTTCCATCTCCGCTTTGTAGGAAGACTGTTGATGAGGTTTGGTCTGAGATACATAGAGGTGGTGGAGACAGCAATGGACGTGGTACTAGTAGTAATGGTCAAAACAATGGTCATAAAGGCGGTGGTCATGAGAATGCGGCAAGGCAACCAACGTTTGGAGAGATGACGCTTGAGGACTTCTTGGTGAAGGCTGGTGTGGTTAGAGAACATCCcactaaccctaaacctattCTTAACCCGACCCCGTCTAGTGTTATCCCCGCAGCTACGCACCAGCAACAGCTCTACGGTGTGTTTCAAGGACCAGGGCAGGCACCACCGGTTCAACCAGGTGTTTGCtatggcggtggtggtggtggtgggttTGGAGCGAGTGGGCAGCAAATGGCGATGGTGAGACCGTTGAGCCCGGTGTCGTCAGAGGGGTTAGGACATGGACAAGTGGATAACATAGGAGGACAGTATGGAGTTGATATGGGAGGGATAAGGGGAAGGAAAAGAGTAGTGGATGGTCCGGTAGAGAAGGTAGTTGAGAGGAGGCAGAGGAGGATGATCAAGAACCGTGAGTCTGCTGCTAGGTCTAGAGCAAGAAAACAG GCATATACGGTGGAGTTGGAAGCAGAACTGAACCAGTTGAAAGAAGAGAACGCCCAGCTAAAACATGCATTG GGAGAGTTGGAGAGGAAAAGGAAGCAACAG TATTTTGAGAGTTTGAAGACTAGAGCACAACCGAAGTTGCCTAAAGCAAGCGGGAGGCTGCGGACATTGGTGAGGAATCCGAGTTGTCCGCTCTGa
- the LOC106448893 gene encoding uncharacterized protein LOC106448893 — MTGHAGLSNMETEEEKQEADVPKQGGGEEDCEEDDLFEINLEAVSDAKSSRRYECQRFPARTGSVLLANCLLPAADISGAVPATSRAWNDLVWFKKLLYVENLGTESKKLNYF; from the coding sequence ATGACAGGTCACGCTGGTTTAAGTAACATGGAAACTGAGGAAGAGAAACAAGAAGCAGACGTACCTAAACAAGGCGGTGGAGAGGAAGACTGCGAGGAGGATGACTTGTTCGAGATAAACCTTGAGGCCGTGAGTGATGCGAAGTCGTCTCGGCGGTATGAATGTCAGAGATTTCCAGCAAGGACGGGGAGCGTTTTACTAGCGAACTGTCTGTTACCAGCTGCGGACATCTCCGGTGCCGTGCCGGCGACGTCAAGGGCTTGGAatgatttggtttggtttaaaaagCTCCTCTATGTTGAAAATCTAGGGACTGAGAGTAAGAAgcttaattatttttga
- the LOC106450208 gene encoding protein LITTLE ZIPPER 4-like has translation MEKLNSKLYVQNCYIIKENERLRKKAQILNQENQQLLLELKQKLSKTKNPNGSNQGSNNSLSTSSSASGQS, from the coding sequence ATGGAGAAGCTGAACTCGAAGCTGTACGTGCAAAACTGTTATATAATCAAGGAGAACGAAAGGTTGAGGAAGAAAGCTCAGATTCTGAACCAGGAGAATCAACAACTTCTCTTGGAACTCAAACAGAAGCTCTCCAAAACCAAGAACCCTAATGGATCCAATCAAGGAAGCAACAACAGCCTATCTACATCAAGCTCTGCTTCTGGGCAATCATGA